From one Trifolium pratense cultivar HEN17-A07 linkage group LG1, ARS_RC_1.1, whole genome shotgun sequence genomic stretch:
- the LOC123905993 gene encoding MATH domain and coiled-coil domain-containing protein At3g58200-like translates to MGTSSEYFEKFTWRIEDFSKKNGMKLKSKDFKIRGYTWRILVHPLRKDVDHFTFYLMVADSLPPYGWNRNTFFKLVLINQLDKKKSIIKETQQKFNGGYRCWGSFFLNLKDFNDHRKGYLVKDTCIIEVHICVSNFAPKIHDINSLNQNSTPTIDQSSDEREILSAITSSSTSSPNEEGEIKSSDLTLREFLDFDSLKPEEKYLIPLLDEVCTWRPSLIQSQMNKTRLFRQWAFTSLGQVLHFLKTKNVKEMSEDDIKNLRSVWEELAKSSEFDLSWLEPYVQSALGVKPHLERAKKLKKLKDKVVALDIKMKMLRDELTASQAQYEVARRSLSEVRNGFKEMNINAPIGYAMF, encoded by the exons ATGGGCACTAGTTCTGAATATTTTGAGAAATTCACATGGAGAATTGAAGATTTCTCTAAAAAGAATGGCatgaaattaaaatctaaaGATTTCAAAATCCGGGGTTATACATG GAGGATCCTTGTTCATCCACTGAGGAAGGATGTTGAccattttacattttatttgatGGTGGCTGATTCTTTACCACCTTATGGATGGAATAGAAACACATTTTTCAAGTTGGTTCTAATTAATCAACTGGATAAGAAAAAGTCCATCATAAAAG AGACTCAACAAAAGTTCAATGGAGGATATAGGTGTTGGGGTTCATTTTTCCTAAATCTTAAAGACTTCAATGACCATAGGAAAGGGTATCTTGTGAAAGACACATGCATAATTGAAGTTCATATTTGTGTCTCCAATTTTGCACCCAAAATTCATGACATCAATTCCTTGAACCAAAATTCAACTCCAACAATAGATCAATCCTCAGATGAGAGGGAAATACTTAGTGCAATAACATCAAGTTCTACTTCTAGTCCAAATGAAGAAGGCGAAATTAAAAGTTCGGATTTAACACTAAGAGAATTTCTAGATTTCGATAGCTTAAAACCCGAAGAAAAATATCTTATTCCACTCTTAGACGAAGTTTGCACTTGGCGTCCGTCTTTGATACAAAGTCAAATGAATAAAACTCGTTTGTTTCGACAATGGGCGTTTACGTCATTAGGTCAAGTTTTGCATTTTCTTAAGACGAAAAATGTGAAAGAAATGAGTGAAGACGATATCAAGAATCTAAGAAGTGTGTGGGAAGAACTTGCGAAATCTTCGGAATTTGATTTGAGTTGGTTAGAGCCTTATGTTCAATCTGCTTTAGGTGTGAAACCTCATTTGGAAAGAGcaaagaaattgaagaaattaaagGATAAAGTTGTTGCTTTggatattaaaatgaaaatgctTAGGGATGAATTAACAGCTTCACAAGCACAATATGAGGTTGCAAGGAGAAGCTTATCAGAAGTaagaaatggtttcaaagaaaTGAATATTAATGCTCCTATAGGTTATGCTATGTTTTaa